Genomic segment of Paenibacillus sp. FSL R5-0623:
TCTCGATGGATGTCAGTTGCGTTCCGAGCAATTTTACATTTTCACGTTCCAGCACGCCTGCACGAGCCAGCTCTACAGCCATGTTCAGACCTGTTTGACCACCCAGTGTTGGCAACAAGCCATCTGGACGCTCTTGACGAATGATTTGCGTTACAAAATCCAGGGTGATGGGCTCAATGTATACTTTGTCAGCCATGTTTGTATCTGTCATAATGGTCGCCGGGTTGCTGTTGATAAGTACAACTTCCACGCCTTCTTCTTTCAGTGCCTGGCAAGCTTGTGTACCGGCATAGTCGAACTCGGCCGCTTGACCGATGACGATTGGACCGGAACCAATCACCAGGATTTTTTTGAGATCTTTGTTAATCGGCATGTTATTGTGCTCCTTTCACTGCGGCTGCCAATACGGCTTGACGCGGCTTTTGCGGGTTAGTGATCTTGTGCTCGCGAATCATCTCAATGAAGCGGTCAAACAGATAACTGTTGTCGTACGGACCCGGGGCTGCTTCAGGGTGATATTGAACCGAGAATGCCGGGAATGATTTATGTTTCAGACCTTCAATGGTCTTATCGTTATTGTTGATATGTGTAACTTCCAGATCTGTACTCTTCACAGACTCTTCGTTTACGGTAAATCCATGGTTCTGGGATGTGATGAAACAACGTCCGCTCTCCAGTTCTTTCACCGGGTGGTTTCCTCCGCGATGTCCAAACTTAAGTTTTTCGGTGTCTGCTCCTGCCGCAAGTGCGAACAACTGGTGACCCAGGCAGATACCAAAGATCGGGTATTCGCCAAGCAGTTCACTGATCATGTTAACTGCGTGAGGTACGTCTTTCGGGTCCCCAGGGCCGTTGGACAGTTGGATGCCGTCCGGGTTCAGGCGACGAATCTCGTCTGCTGTTACATCGTGTGGAACAACAACAACGTCACAGTTACGTTTGCTGAGTTCGCGCAAGATTCCTGTTTTAGCACCATAATCCACGAGTACAATACGTTCAGCCGTTCCCGGGCTATTGTAGACATGCTCCGTAGAAGTCATAGGCACCTGGTTACGCAGCTCGGCGATGGTCGTGTCTCCCATCATCTCCAGCAGTTCTTCCACAGGCTTCGATCCTGTTGTGAGAATTCCCTTCATTGTGCCGTGGTGACGAATCCGGCGAGTCAACATGCGTGTATCAATTTCGCTGATTCCTACGATGCCGTATTCTTTGAGCAGATTGTCTACGCTATATTCCGCACGCCAGTTGCTTGGCGTTGGCTCATGACGACGCACGACGAAACCGTGCACGTATGGACGAATCGACTCAAAGTCATCACGCGTAATGCCGTAGTTTCCGATCAGCGGATACGTCATGGTTACGATTTGACCGCAATAGGAAGGATCCGAAAGCACCTCTTGATAGCCTGTAATTCCCGTATTAAAAACGACCTCACCTGTAGTTTCACCTTCAGCACCAAATGCTTTCCCGGTGAACAGTGTGCCGTCTTCCAACAATAATCTTGCCTGTGCCTGCATCCCATTTCACTCCTCTGTGTTTATCAACGTTGAATACTTTGAGTTGAACATGGGGGACTTCACGTTTGGTGCGGCTCCGTGGGCAGAAAACCCTTTGATCGCTGTGATCCTCGGATTACTTTTTATCATTTTTCAAATGATGTAATCCGGTGATAAAGGCGAACGCTTTGCTTCTTCGGGTCTTTTCTGTCCACTCCGCAGTTACGTTGGTGTCCATGTTCAAAAGCATTATTCAACTGTGTTTTGTTTCGTATGTTAGACTCTCGGCACGATTTGCCTCGAGTTAGTTGAAAAGATGTTACTAGTAAATAAGTTATAGATTAAGTTTTACAGTTAAAAAGATTCTTTGTTTCAAAAAAGTTAAGAATTACTGTTACTGATTTAAAGAGTTAAAGATGTAGAGTTACTAATTTATCAATTTACTAAATTACCGTTTTATTGTTGTGCAGTGTTGCTCCATACGCTTTTGCCATCCACCCATGTTTGTGTGGCCCAGCCTTTCAGCTTCCAGCCTGTGAATGGGGTGTTTCTTCCTTTGGTTGCAAACGTTGCAGGATCAACTGCTTTTTCTTCGTTCAGGTCAATCATCGTGATATCCGCTGGTGCTCCCTCTTCCAGTTTGCCTGTATCCAGTCGGAATACACGTGCCGGATCAGCTGTCATACGTTTCACCAGGAAGTCCAAGCTCCACAGTCCTGTTTCCACAAACTTCGTGTACAGCAGCGGGAAGGCAGTTTCGAATCCTACGATTCCGAACGGTGCCAGCTCCATGCCTTTGGCTTTCTCTTCTTCACTGTGTGGCGCGTGATCAGTTACGATCATATCCAGCGTGCCGTCCAGTAAACCTTCGATACAAGCCTGCACATCGCGTGGTGAGCGAAGCGGCGGGTTCATTTTCCAGTTGGCATCCATGCCCGGGATATCTTCATCCGACAACACCAGATGGTGCGGACATACCTCAGCAGTTACTTTAATGCCAATGGACTTTGCTAGACGAATCAGACGAACCGATTGCTCTGTACTTACGTGGCAGACATGGTAATGAACTCCCGTTGCTTCTGCGAGCAGGATATCACGGCCAACGTGGATAGCTTCGGATTCATTTGGAATCCCTTTGATGCCGTGACGCTTCGAAAACTCACCTTCCGTCACATATCCACCAACAACCAGTGAGTCATCTTCACAGTGAGCGATCACGGGCATATCCATGCTTGCCGCGAGGCTCATGGCATCCTTCATCATTTGAGCGTTTTGTACACCTACACCGTCATCTGTGAATCCAATAGCGCCTGCTTCTTTTAATGCGGCAAAATCGGTAAGTTCACGACCCAGTTCGTTTTTTGTAATGGCTGCATAAGGCAACACTTTAACCAGATCAGCTTCTTTGGCTTTATCCAATACCAGTTTCACAACTTCCGCTGTATCTGTTACTGGTCTCGTGTTCGGCATGCAAGCGATCGTTGTAAAACCACCTTGTGCTGCTGAACGGGCACCTGTCTCGATCGTCTCTTTGTGTTCGAATCCAGGTTCACGCAGATGTACGTGCATATCGATCAATCCCGGAATGACCAGTTTGCCTGATGCGTCTGTTACACTTCGCGCTGACTTTTCGGCATCCAGTACGGCTTGGTCTTCCAGACCAGCGATTTTTTTAATTTTACCTTCATCTATAATGATGGTTTTCCGTTCAAGTTCCCCTTGTTGGTTCAAGATGTTCGCGTTTTTTATAATCTGTAGCATAATTGCCCTCCGCTTCGGTCTGTCCGGCTTACCAGGCAAGCCGGATGATTTTCTTTATCGTGTACTCTCTTATTGCTCTATAAGAACTACCGTACCGTCAGCCTATGACCCACAGCCAGACCCTGTTACAGTTTCATCGCACGTTCCATAACCGCCATGCGGATTGGAACGCCGTTTGCCATCTGCGGGAAGATCCGTGATGCTTCACTCTCCACAACCGCGTCATCTACCTCGACATTGCGATTCACAGGAGCAGGGTGCATGATAATGGTGCTTGGTTTTAGGCGTGACGCACGTTCTTCCGTCAATCCGTAGTGTTCGCGATAATCCTCAGCTGAAGTAATCAAGCCATGTTGATGACGTTCCAGTTGAACACGGAGCATCATGACTACATCTGCATCCAGCGCTTCTTCAAGACCGACATAAGGAGCATGCTCTGCGAGTTCTGGTGCCTGCATTGTTTGCGGAGCACAGAAGCGTACATCTGCACCAAACTTTTGCAGTGCCCACAGGTTGGAACGAGCTACACGGCTATGCAGGATGTCACCAATGATGGAAACACGCAAGCCTTTCAGTTCGCCAAATGCTTTCCTCATCGTGTAGAGGTCCAGCAAGGCCTGTGTGGGATGCTCATTGTTGCCGTCTCCAGCGTTCACGAGTGGTACATTCACTTTCTGAGCCAGTTGTTGCAGAACGCCTGCCGGTTTCAACCGGATCACGCCTGCATCAATGCCCATCGACTCAAGTGTTCGTACCGTATCGTAGATCGACTCTCCTTTTTCCACACTGGATGCGGCTGCCGTAAAGTTCAGCACTTGTGCGCCCAGGCGTTTCTCTGCCATTTCGAAAGAGAAGCGGGTACGTGTGCTGTTCTCGAAGAACATGTTCGCAACGAAGCGTGATTCCAGTACAGGAACCAGTTTCTCTTTCTGCGCTTCCCAGTGAGCCGCTCTGTTCAGAATGGACTCGATTTCTCCTCGACTAAGTTCCTTCAGTCCAAGCAAGCTTCGGTCTCTCAATGCTGTCTGTGTAATCATTATGCTTGCTCCCCCCGGTTCTGAGTGATTTTGACTTCGTCCTGTCCGTCCGTTTCCATGAGTGCAACTTCAATCTCCTCTGATTTGGAAGTCGGCACATTTTTGCCGATAAAATCAGGTCGAATCGGAAGTTCCCGGTGTCCGCGGTCTGCGAGCACAGCCAGCTGAATGTTCTGCGGTCTTCCACAGTCCATCAGGGCATCCATCGCTGCGCGAATCGTCCGTCCGGTATAGAGCACATCATCGAACAAAATCACTTTTTTGTTGTGGATCGAAAGTGATTCAGGTGTCATAATCAACATTTCCTTGCGATTCGCTTTATTTTCGTCCAAGCGGTCATCGCGGTAAGGAGTCACATCCAGTTCTCCCCAGGGGACTTTGGCGCCCTCGATTTCTTCAATTTTGGCGGCAATCCGTTCTGCGAGGTAAACCCCGCGTGTGCGGATACCGACCAACACACAATCGTCGATTCCTTTGTTTTTCTCCAATATCTCATGGGCAATCCGTGTTAATGCGCGGCGGATCGCCGTCTCATCCATAATGACATGTGTCTCTGTGCTCATGCGTTAAGCCTCCTCAGGATTTCCCTTCAGCATCATGGCCCCGTGACGAGGAGAAAAAAAAAGACTCCTTGCCGTGTTTATTGGCAAGGAGTCTCCGAACTTCAGACCGCTCTGAAGAAAGTTTACTCTCGGGGATGCATCGCTTCATTTGCCGCAGCAAAAAACGATGTATCGTTCACGTTACCTTGCCAGTCTCACGGGACTGATTTAAAGGTGCTATTCATGTCGTTCATATTGCAGGACCTCACAGGGTTCTGTAATCAATATGTCCGTTTGTCTTCATGAATTATGACAGAAAGACAACCCCCTGTCAACACCTCACCATCGCAGGTGAAAACCCTCTGCTACGTTCTTCTTAGAATCAGCAGTTAGGCTGAAAAACATCCATGCACAATACATCTCATTGGTTATTCATAATTATACAACATTTCTGCATATTTATCCATAGGCAAATGAGAAATTTGATATAACCAAAATAAACCTCTGACTATACTCAAGTAGAGACAAAACACTTCTTTTTAGAACAAACGGTGAGTTTCATTTAAATAATATATGAAGACTCCGAATTACTACCGAGTGAAATGGGTACAGTTTATAAACATGAACCCATTCATAGATGCTGCAATAATGCCGATATACATAAGATTCACAAATATGCGACATAGAAATAAGATACGCCCTACATTTATGTACATTTAGGAGGAAGTCATGCGTCACATTTGGCACGTTTACAAAACAGACTGGTTGCATATTCTGAAGGTCCCCACAGGTATATTTCTAATTGTGGCTATTATTCTACTACCTGGGCTGTATGACTGGGTCAATGTGAAATCCGTCTGGGACCCATACAGTAACACTCAAGGGATCAAAATTGCAGTGACAACCGAGGACGAGGGTGCGACTGTTGAAGGAACCAATGTTAATATCGGAGACGAACTGGTAACCAGCCTCAAACACAACGAAAAGCTGGGCTGGACTTTTGTAGATCGGGCTGAGTCTAGTCGCGGGGTACAAACAGGAGAATATTATGCAAGCCTGCTCATTCCCGGAGACTTTTCGTCTAAAATTACAGGTATCGTTGACGGAAAGCTGGAACGCCCAGAGGTAATCTATACCGTTAATGAGAAAGTGAATGCCATTGCTCCTAAAATCACAGGCTCCGGTGTATCTGCCATAACAACACAAATCAATGAAAGTTTCACTGAAGCCGTCAGTGAGGCCGTTCTAACCAAGTTGAAGGAAGCCGGGGTTGAAATTAACACCCAGCTTCCAACTTTGCGCAAGATGGAGAATGGCATTTTTACACTGGAGAAAAATCTTCCGGCTATTCAAGCCGCAGGTCAAAAGGTTCTGGAAGTAGAAAAAGCCATGCCCGAGATTGTAAAAGATGCTCAAAAGATCGTTGAGATCGAGAAAAAACTGCCTGAAATCAATGAAGCAGCACAGTATGTGCTCAAGGTGCAGAAGTATTGGCCACAAATTAATGATGCGGCTTCCGAAGTGCTGGCTATTCAAGGACGGATACCGGATATACAAAAAGCGGTAGAACGCATTCAAGAAGTGGATGAAAACTTTGGCCAGGTATCAGATGTCATCCAAACGGCGTTGGATAAAACCAACAAAGCTCTGTCTATCGTAACGGCAGCAGAGCAAGATCTGGACAAAGTATCACAAATCGCTGGCAACGGGATTGAGCTTGCAAAAGGATTAAATCAGTTCGTGGATTCCAGTGAAGAAGCGTTTCAGGCGATTGGCCCGGTGATCCGCCAAAATCTGCTGCTGGTGCAGCAGATTACTAACGCTGCAGGAGACGTATTTGCACAATTACAACATTCGGATCTTAGTAACCTTCCTACAGCAGAAGATATCGACCGGATTGCTTCGCGTTTAGGGATTGCGGTAAAACTCGTGGACAGTATGGCAGAACTATTGGGCAACATCAATAAATTGCTTCCAAGCCAACCACTTGCCGATAAAATTACACAACTGAACTCCATTTCTGATAAACTTCAGTTGCAAATCCGCTTGGCTGGCATCATCAGTGATGCCATGCGTCGTAATACAACTCCACCGACAGACGTCATCGCTCAGTTAAATACACTCTCGAAGGACATCAGCAGCGGGATTAGCAATATCTTAAACACCTATGAAAGTGAAATATCGCCTGCACTTGCAGCTGGTGCGGATAAGCTCAGGTCTACCCTCTCCACTTCAGCAGAAACTTTACAAGGAGCAAAAGATCGTATTCCGGATATTGCGGACATTCTTGCATCAGCCAAAGAAGGGATTACGTTTGGGCAGACCGAGTTGACAAAAATTCAGAGCGAACTGCCTCAAATACAATCTAAGATCCATGAGATATCAGAGACACTCGCGAACAAAAGTGAAGGTTTTATCCAAGCTCTGAACACCGTGTCTTCATTAATTCGAAACGATCTGCCCAAGCTGGGAATCAAACTGAACGAAGCCGCTGATTTTGTTCGCAATGATCTGCCTAATGCCGAGAAACAGATAGGCAAGGCATCCGATTTTGTCCAGAACCAGCTTCCTGAGGTCGAAAAAGGAGTACATCGTGTTGCCGCGCTTGTACGTGATGATCTGCCAGCATTGGAAAGTGCCATCAGCAAGGCTGCGGACAAGCTCAGGGAAGTCGAAGGCAATAACCAGTTTGCTGAGCTCGCCAAACTTTTGCGTGGTGATATCGAAGAAGAAAGTGCTTTTCTTGCAAGTCCGGTGCAAATCAAGGAACAACAGCTTTACCCGATTCCGAATTATGGATCGGCCATGTCACCATTTTATGGCGTGCTGTCTCTGTGGGTTGGCTCAACACTGTTGATTTCTCTGCTTCGTGCCGAAGCTGAGAATCCTGGGGGTAAGTTCCGGGGATATGAGTTGTATCTTGGACGTCTCGCTACTTTTCTGACCATTGGGTTACTTCAGGCGGTATGTGTCACCTTGGGTGATATCTTAATCCTGGGTACCTATGTTGCAGATAAACTGTGGTTTGTCCTGTTTGCCATGTTAGTGAGTGCCGTATTTGTCACCATAACGTACACCCTGCTGTCCGTTTTTGGGAATATCGGAAAAGGGATCGCCATTATCTTCATGGTGTTCCAGTTCTCCAGCTCCGGCGGTACGTTCCCAATCAGCATGACATCACCCTTTTTCCAGGCATTAAATCCGTTCATGCCCTTCACGTATGCCATCAGTCTGCTGCGTGAGTCGGTCGGCGGCATATTGTGGTCTACTGCCATCAAGGATATTCTGTGGTTGTGTATGTTCATCGCGCTGAGTCTCATCGTTGCACTTGCTTTGAAACGCCCACTCAGCAGTCTCACCAAACGTTCAGCCGAGAATGCCAAAAAGACCAAAATTATTGCTTAACTCATGTGCTGGATACTAAAATAGATAAGGCCATTGGACTTTCCATCCAATGGCCTTATCTTATTTTCTTATATGAATCGATACATTTTGATTATTTCACTGAGCGTTCCTGTTCCAATTGATCATAGGATTGTTTGATTGTTGTTAATGTTTCTACATTGCGATAGATATTGTTACTTGCCGTAACGATAACACATAACATGATCAAGCCTATAACCACTTTTTTCCCCAATCCCGGACGAAGGCTGATGACGAAACCTCCACCCAATAGGAAAAACGCAAACAGATAATGCCCCGCATACAGGTACATATCATATTGAAATACAGCCAGGCCAAAGCCCACGACGACATGAAGCAAAAAGGCAAACAGAATATATGGCACAAGGGTCCATACTTCACGTTCACGAATGCCCTTAATGAAGCCCATGAATGCCAGTAGTAAAATAAAGATACCTGTCATCTGCACATAGATTGGATTGGAAAGGGATAGGTCCGTAACAAAAGCTGCCATTCCCGGGTCCAGTAAATGCATCTTCGGTGTCAGCATCGGATTAATGGTTAACATGTTCAATGCTTTCCAATGAACAGCGAACTGGAATGGTGTTGCATAGCTTGTTCCACCATTTTGAATGCCCAACAGCCAGTTACTTACCCAACTGCGACCTCCAAAGGCAACATACTGAATGCCTGTTAATACGACGATGATCAGAACCGCCAATGCCATGATACCGATGTATTTTTTCAAATTCGCCTTATTGCGCCATGCATGCATATTGAAGAATGTGGCAGCAGCAAATGGTACGATATTGGTCGAGGTTAGTCCAAAGTTAATCGATGCAAGCAATGCATTAGATACATAACGTACGTCCTGACGCTCACGAGTATACTGCATGTAAACCACCGACAGCAGAATAACGAACTGTACATAAGGGTACGAATCCGGGATCAATGCAGTAAACATTAAGTAGGAACTGAAACCAAACAGTAAGGCAAAAAGTAGCGGTACGATGGTCGGTTTATCTTCTTTTTGACTCAGGAACAGATACGCCAGCACCACCGAACCCGCATTCACCAGGGATTGCAGGATTAGAAAGAACCAGTTGCCTCCCAGAAGTTTCGCTACAGCCGCAAGGGTGACTGCGAGAAAGGAGATCAGCGGATGGATCACGGAAGAACTGTTGTCCCCATAATACATCGAAGGATCAAAGTTGAATAAATTGATTGGGAACAGCGTCGTATTAAATGGGCTATACGCCCCCAGCATTTCTGCATTATTTTCAATATACAGAACATACGAGCCGTTCATTAAACCATAGAACAGAGCAAATCCAGCAAACAGGTAGAAGGCTGTCCAGTTGGCTCTGCGATTATAAAATAAGTAATCTAAAAAGTTCATGCTTTCATTTCACATCCTGATTAATTAAGTTCTAAAATACCAGTAACAGTAGGCCACCCATAATACATGCCACACCGATCCAGCGTAAAGGACCCACTGTCTCTTTAAATACCAACCGCGCTATAATGAGAGTCCAGACATATGTTAATGCGTTGGCAGGCAGTACGACGGTTAATGGAAGAAACTTCAACAACACAATATTCAGCAACGCACCCGTTCCGTAGAATCCAAGTCCCATGAGTACATACAGACGATTGCGACTGGATGCATAAGCTTTCAGTCCAGCCCCGCCCAGTGCACCACACAACGTCATGACAATTAATACGGCAACCATCCAGCTATCGATCAACACTGGTTAATGTCACCCCGATTCCAAGCAACACAACTGCTGCCAGCTTCTGCATCGTAATTTCTTCCCCAAGCAAAAAATACCCATAGATTAAGGCAAATACATAGCTGGCGCACATCAGAGGATAAGCAACTGAGAGTTTTTCCAGAGCAAAAGCTTTAATCATCAAAATCGCTCCAAGTCCATAACACAGAAAACCAACACCCAGGTAGATCCACTCGGTTAGTCCCCATTTCCAGAACAATTGACCCGTTGCTGTCAGAAAAGCCGAGACGAGCATCAACCATTTACCTGCATGACGCGATTTTATTTCCCCCACGTTAATGCCTCCATGTCCGGAACACGCTTGTTAATAAAGTATCGCTGACTCACAAGTTGCATGACTGGAAGGTCGGATAAGGAGTCCGAGTAGGAACATGACTGGTCATAATCAATTACCATGTTCTTCTCACTCAGATAAGCCTGAATTCGGCGCACCTTCTCTTCCCCTTTGCAATTACTGCCTTCAATTCTGCTCGTGTAACCATTCGCATGACGGACAAGTTCAGTCCCAATTACATGATCCACCCAGGGAAAGTTTTTAAAGTATTTCATATAGGCATGCGGAGATGCAGTTACCAGCAAGACATGATAACCTGCTTCTTTGCGATGTTGCATCTCTACACTGGCCTCGGCAAAAATGGACGTACGCAAGCGGGTATCAAAGAAATGTTCGAGATCTTTTTCAGACATACGCTCAATTTCTTGAAAGTAGGATCGTTTGACTTGTTCAACCGTCATGAAGCCTGCCTTGAATAACACGGTATGTAATGCGATGACAGGTAATCTCCATACCTGCCATGGGTAACGGCGAACACCGTAA
This window contains:
- the carA gene encoding glutamine-hydrolyzing carbamoyl-phosphate synthase small subunit; this translates as MQAQARLLLEDGTLFTGKAFGAEGETTGEVVFNTGITGYQEVLSDPSYCGQIVTMTYPLIGNYGITRDDFESIRPYVHGFVVRRHEPTPSNWRAEYSVDNLLKEYGIVGISEIDTRMLTRRIRHHGTMKGILTTGSKPVEELLEMMGDTTIAELRNQVPMTSTEHVYNSPGTAERIVLVDYGAKTGILRELSKRNCDVVVVPHDVTADEIRRLNPDGIQLSNGPGDPKDVPHAVNMISELLGEYPIFGICLGHQLFALAAGADTEKLKFGHRGGNHPVKELESGRCFITSQNHGFTVNEESVKSTDLEVTHINNNDKTIEGLKHKSFPAFSVQYHPEAAPGPYDNSYLFDRFIEMIREHKITNPQKPRQAVLAAAVKGAQ
- a CDS encoding dihydroorotase, producing the protein MLQIIKNANILNQQGELERKTIIIDEGKIKKIAGLEDQAVLDAEKSARSVTDASGKLVIPGLIDMHVHLREPGFEHKETIETGARSAAQGGFTTIACMPNTRPVTDTAEVVKLVLDKAKEADLVKVLPYAAITKNELGRELTDFAALKEAGAIGFTDDGVGVQNAQMMKDAMSLAASMDMPVIAHCEDDSLVVGGYVTEGEFSKRHGIKGIPNESEAIHVGRDILLAEATGVHYHVCHVSTEQSVRLIRLAKSIGIKVTAEVCPHHLVLSDEDIPGMDANWKMNPPLRSPRDVQACIEGLLDGTLDMIVTDHAPHSEEEKAKGMELAPFGIVGFETAFPLLYTKFVETGLWSLDFLVKRMTADPARVFRLDTGKLEEGAPADITMIDLNEEKAVDPATFATKGRNTPFTGWKLKGWATQTWVDGKSVWSNTAQQ
- a CDS encoding aspartate carbamoyltransferase catalytic subunit; translation: MMITQTALRDRSLLGLKELSRGEIESILNRAAHWEAQKEKLVPVLESRFVANMFFENSTRTRFSFEMAEKRLGAQVLNFTAAASSVEKGESIYDTVRTLESMGIDAGVIRLKPAGVLQQLAQKVNVPLVNAGDGNNEHPTQALLDLYTMRKAFGELKGLRVSIIGDILHSRVARSNLWALQKFGADVRFCAPQTMQAPELAEHAPYVGLEEALDADVVMMLRVQLERHQHGLITSAEDYREHYGLTEERASRLKPSTIIMHPAPVNRNVEVDDAVVESEASRIFPQMANGVPIRMAVMERAMKL
- the pyrR gene encoding bifunctional pyr operon transcriptional regulator/uracil phosphoribosyltransferase PyrR, with the translated sequence MSTETHVIMDETAIRRALTRIAHEILEKNKGIDDCVLVGIRTRGVYLAERIAAKIEEIEGAKVPWGELDVTPYRDDRLDENKANRKEMLIMTPESLSIHNKKVILFDDVLYTGRTIRAAMDALMDCGRPQNIQLAVLADRGHRELPIRPDFIGKNVPTSKSEEIEVALMETDGQDEVKITQNRGEQA
- a CDS encoding YhgE/Pip domain-containing protein, giving the protein MRHIWHVYKTDWLHILKVPTGIFLIVAIILLPGLYDWVNVKSVWDPYSNTQGIKIAVTTEDEGATVEGTNVNIGDELVTSLKHNEKLGWTFVDRAESSRGVQTGEYYASLLIPGDFSSKITGIVDGKLERPEVIYTVNEKVNAIAPKITGSGVSAITTQINESFTEAVSEAVLTKLKEAGVEINTQLPTLRKMENGIFTLEKNLPAIQAAGQKVLEVEKAMPEIVKDAQKIVEIEKKLPEINEAAQYVLKVQKYWPQINDAASEVLAIQGRIPDIQKAVERIQEVDENFGQVSDVIQTALDKTNKALSIVTAAEQDLDKVSQIAGNGIELAKGLNQFVDSSEEAFQAIGPVIRQNLLLVQQITNAAGDVFAQLQHSDLSNLPTAEDIDRIASRLGIAVKLVDSMAELLGNINKLLPSQPLADKITQLNSISDKLQLQIRLAGIISDAMRRNTTPPTDVIAQLNTLSKDISSGISNILNTYESEISPALAAGADKLRSTLSTSAETLQGAKDRIPDIADILASAKEGITFGQTELTKIQSELPQIQSKIHEISETLANKSEGFIQALNTVSSLIRNDLPKLGIKLNEAADFVRNDLPNAEKQIGKASDFVQNQLPEVEKGVHRVAALVRDDLPALESAISKAADKLREVEGNNQFAELAKLLRGDIEEESAFLASPVQIKEQQLYPIPNYGSAMSPFYGVLSLWVGSTLLISLLRAEAENPGGKFRGYELYLGRLATFLTIGLLQAVCVTLGDILILGTYVADKLWFVLFAMLVSAVFVTITYTLLSVFGNIGKGIAIIFMVFQFSSSGGTFPISMTSPFFQALNPFMPFTYAISLLRESVGGILWSTAIKDILWLCMFIALSLIVALALKRPLSSLTKRSAENAKKTKIIA
- a CDS encoding DUF6080 domain-containing protein; the encoded protein is MNFLDYLFYNRRANWTAFYLFAGFALFYGLMNGSYVLYIENNAEMLGAYSPFNTTLFPINLFNFDPSMYYGDNSSSVIHPLISFLAVTLAAVAKLLGGNWFFLILQSLVNAGSVVLAYLFLSQKEDKPTIVPLLFALLFGFSSYLMFTALIPDSYPYVQFVILLSVVYMQYTRERQDVRYVSNALLASINFGLTSTNIVPFAAATFFNMHAWRNKANLKKYIGIMALAVLIIVVLTGIQYVAFGGRSWVSNWLLGIQNGGTSYATPFQFAVHWKALNMLTINPMLTPKMHLLDPGMAAFVTDLSLSNPIYVQMTGIFILLLAFMGFIKGIREREVWTLVPYILFAFLLHVVVGFGLAVFQYDMYLYAGHYLFAFFLLGGGFVISLRPGLGKKVVIGLIMLCVIVTASNNIYRNVETLTTIKQSYDQLEQERSVK
- a CDS encoding EamA family transporter; the protein is MVAVLIVMTLCGALGGAGLKAYASSRNRLYVLMGLGFYGTGALLNIVLLKFLPLTVVLPANALTYVWTLIIARLVFKETVGPLRWIGVACIMGGLLLLVF
- a CDS encoding EamA family transporter, which encodes MGEIKSRHAGKWLMLVSAFLTATGQLFWKWGLTEWIYLGVGFLCYGLGAILMIKAFALEKLSVAYPLMCASYVFALIYGYFLLGEEITMQKLAAVVLLGIGVTLTSVDR
- a CDS encoding HAD family hydrolase; protein product: MKSTKVAIFDIDKTIIRSDSMFRFVHYGVRRYPWQVWRLPVIALHTVLFKAGFMTVEQVKRSYFQEIERMSEKDLEHFFDTRLRTSIFAEASVEMQHRKEAGYHVLLVTASPHAYMKYFKNFPWVDHVIGTELVRHANGYTSRIEGSNCKGEEKVRRIQAYLSEKNMVIDYDQSCSYSDSLSDLPVMQLVSQRYFINKRVPDMEALTWGK